The following proteins come from a genomic window of Miscanthus floridulus cultivar M001 chromosome 2, ASM1932011v1, whole genome shotgun sequence:
- the LOC136538684 gene encoding probable potassium transporter 16, translating into MAHQHATAAAGRGGGSMEIVPYSYSSGRDLELELPPFDVKRQDSLYRDATMPAHAGHHGQESWVRTLRLSFQCVGILYADLGTSPLYVYANTFKYGVKHEDDVLGVLSIIIYSFILFTMIKIVFIALYANDDGDGGTFALYSLISRYAKVCLIPNQQAEDELVSRYKHRGKPSATLRRAQWMKNLLETSKAAKISLFFLTILATALAISDSMLTPPISVLAAVNGLKLRAPHLTTDAMVWITVAILVVFFSVQRFGTDKIGYTFAPVVFVWLLLISGIGIYNTVKYDISTLKAFNAKYIIDYFRRNKKKGWVSLGEILLCFTGTEALFADMGYFSIRSIQLSFTFGLLPSVLLTYIGQAAYLRKHMDRPDIIPNVFFESIPTSLFWPTFVLALITSVIGSQAMVSCAFATMSHLQALNCFPRVKILHTSRRYSGQLYSPEVNIFLCIAACVVTISFRTTGFIAKAHEICVVLVMLITTLLMTIVMLLVWKVNIWWIAIFFVVFMSTESIYTAAVLYKFTHGPYVPVAMSAVLMFIMIVWHYVHVKRYKYELEHTVSRDEAKDLLERRDLKRVPGLGLFYTELVQGIPPIFPHLIEKIPTIHSVIVFITVKNLPVPHVDVMERFLFRQVEPKEFMVFRCVARYGYRDALETAGDFVKILVEYLQYYVRDLNLYGVGGDEPLKIVFHSARVDSFSWERKPSGHAIYAEEMLTPAQSFSELTMHPVSMSSRLAHFQTGKMNLEEMLKIEEDQKIIQREVDNGVVYIIGESEVVAKPHSNLLKKIIVNYVYSFLRKNSRNGEKMLYIPRGQLLKVGITYEI; encoded by the exons ATGGCACATCAGCATGCTACGGCTGCCGCCGGCCGGGGTGGTGGTAGCATGGAGATCGTCCCCTACAGCTACAGCAGCGGCCGCGACCTGGAGCTGGAGCTGCCGCCGTTTGACGTGAAGCGCCAGGACTCGCTCTACCGCGACGCCACCATGCCAGCGCAcgccggccaccacggacag GAGAGCTGGGTTCGGACGCTACGGCTGTCGTTCCAGTGCGTGGGCATCCTCTACGCCGACCTCGGCACGTCGCCGCTCTACGTCTACGCCAACACCTTCAAGTATGGCGTCAAGCATGAGGACGACGTCCTCGGCGTGCTGTCCATCATCATCTACAGCTTCATCCTCTTCACCATGATCAAGATCGTCTTCATCGCGCTCTACGCCAACGATGACGGTGACG GTGGCACGTTTGCGCTCTACTCGCTGATCTCGCGGTACGCCAAGGTGTGCCTCATCCCAAACCAGCAGGCAGAAGATGAACTCGTGTCAAGGTACAAGCACCGTGGCAAGCCGTCGGCGACGCTTCGTAGAGCCCAGTGGATGAAGAACCTGCTGGAGACGAGCAAGGCAGCAAAGATCTCACTCTTCTTCCTCACCATCCTTGCCACGGCGCTGGCCATCAGCGACTCCATGCTAACCCCTCCGATATcag TACTTGCGGCTGTCAACGGACTCAAGTTGAGAGCACCTCATCTGACTACAG ATGCAATGGTATGGATCACAGTGGCCATTTTGGTGGTTTTCTTTTCGGTCCAGCGCTTTGGGACCGACAAAATTGGTTACACATTTGCACCGGTGGTTTTTGTGTGGCTCCTCCTCATCTCCGGCATCGGGATCTATAACACGGTCAAGTACGACATTAGCACATTGAAGGCTTTCAACGCCAAATATATCATTGACTATTTCCGAAGGAACAAAAAGAAAGGATGGGTCTCATTGGGTGAAATTCTTCTTTGTTTCACAG GCACTGAAGCTCTTTTTGCGGATATGGGATACTTCAGCATCAGATCTATACAG CTAAGCTTCACCTTCGGCTTATTGCCTTCAGTGTTGCTCACATATATTGGGCAAGCGGCGTACCTGAGGAAACACATGGACAGGCCTGATATCATACCTAACGTTTTCTTCGAATCGATTCCAA CATCTTTGTTTTGGCCAACTTTTGTCCTAGCTCTCATCACATCAGTCATTGGAAGCCAGGCTATGGTCTCGTGTGCCTTTGCAACCATGTCGCATTTACAGGCACTCAACTGTTTCCCAAGGGTTAAGATACTGCATACATCAAGGCGTTATTCAGGCCAGCTGTACAGCCCTGAAGTGAATATCTTCCTCTGCATTGCAGCTTGTGTTGTAACCATAAGCTTCAGGACAACTGGTTTCATAGCCAAAGCACATG AAATTTGTGTGGTCCTTGTGATGCTTATCACAACTCTCTTGATGACAATAGTGATGCTCCTCGTGTGGAAGGTAAACATCTGGTGGATAGCCATATTCTTCGTTGTCTTCATGTCTACAGAGTCCATCTACACAGCTGCAGTCCTGTATAAGTTCACCCATGGACCGTATGTGCCAGTGGCCATGTCGGCTGTTCTCATGTTCATCATGATCGTGTGGCACTACGTGCATGTCAAGCGGTACAAGTACGAGCTTGAGCACACTGTGTCACGAGACGAGGCAAAAGATCTGCTCGAGCGCCGGGACCTAAAGAGAGTTCCAGGCCTAGGGCTTTTCTACACCGAACTGGTGCAAGGCATACCGCCTATTTTCCCTCACCTCATTGAGAAGATCCCTACCATCCACTCGGTGATTGTCTTCATCACGGTGAAGAATTTGCCAGTACCCCATGTCGATGTCATGGAGCGCTTCCTCTTCCGCCAAGTGGAGCCCAAAGAGTTCATGGTGTTCCGTTGTGTGGCAAGATATGGGTACCGTGACGCACTCGAAACGGCCGGTGATTTTGTTAAAATTCTAGTTGAGTACCTCCAGTACTATGTCAGGGACTTAAACCTCTATGGAGTTggtggtgatgaaccattgaagaTTGTCTTCCATAGTGCTCGGGTGGACAGCTTTTCTTGGGAGAGGAAGCCCTCAGGACATGCCATCTATGCTGAGGAGATGCTTACACCGGCCCAATCCTTCTCGGAGCTCACAATGCATCCAGTCTCCATGAGCAGTAGATTGGCACATTTCCAG ACAGGGAAAATGAACCTGGAGGAGATGTTGAAGATCGAGGAGGATCAAAAGATAATCCAACGCGAGGTGGACAATGGTGTTGTTTATATAATTGGGGAGAGTGAAGTAGTAGCCAAGCCTCATTCAAACTTGTTAAAGAAGATTATTGTGAACTACGTCTATAGCTTCCTAAGGAAAAACTCAAGAAATGGAGAGAAGATGCTATACATTCCAAGAGGCCAACTACTCAAGGTTGGAATAACATATGAGATCTAG